In Diorhabda carinulata isolate Delta chromosome 6, icDioCari1.1, whole genome shotgun sequence, a single genomic region encodes these proteins:
- the LOC130895452 gene encoding oocyte zinc finger protein XlCOF6-like isoform X1, with protein sequence MDVQNVKQEIDNHDDFLLNIDIKKDFIDEASTIKIQNTNEQINEIHSIKQEIDDDLNTNKIFDNNVDATNKTKSNISITQFILNKPGYSKAARRKGIKSNVVGLIRDGKYLQPNAMGLMICVYCGKLYTKQVELLCHITINHCIKVNNFYKMKIHHKSKSDTCIMENVDIKDEIEVIEHELKVELKDIKNQLDVTDNLNSSVNKGLKSIQNNSYIHSHTYTIPKPLKCDISRKLFSYENNLNIHMNTHIGNKPFKCDICHKTFSQHSGLKRHLHSHTGEKPFKCDICLKPFSRKHVLKEHLRNHTGEKPFQCDICLKSFSYKGHLKVHLRRHTGEKPFKCDICLKTFSHKGNLKKHLRSHTGEKPFKCEFCFKTFSQSIELKAHFRSHTGEKPFQCDICLKNFSREENFKTHLRGHTGEKPFKCDICLKNFARKGNLKSHLRSHTGEKPFKCDICLKTFSDRSNLRTHMRSHTGEKPFKCEICMKQFSSKINLKTHLNIHTGEKPFKCDICLKTFSHKGYLKTHLRGHTGEKPFKCDICLKPFLQKHVLKTHLRNHTGEKPFKCDICFKTFSDRNNLKKHLRRHTGEKPFKCDICLKLFSQKHVLKTHLRNHTGEKPFKCDICLKSFSHKGHMKTHMRSHTGEKPFKCDICLKPFSHKHVLKTHMNIHTGEKPF encoded by the exons ATGGACGTCCAAAATGTTAAACAAGAAATAGATAACCACGATGATTTCCTGttaaatatcgatataaaaaaagatttcattgACGAAGCATCTAcaataaaaatccaaaatacaaatgaacaaataaatgaaattcattCAATCAAACAAGAAATCGACGATGActtgaatacaaataaaatatttgataacaatGTGGATGcaactaataaaacaaaaagcaACATTTCGATTACTCAATTCATACTAAATAAACCGGGATATTCGAAAGCTGCCCGTAGAAAGGGAATTAAATCAAATG TTGTAGGGTTGATAAGAGATGGAAAATATTTGCAGCCAAATGCTATGGGGTTGATGATATGTGTATATTGtggaaaattatatacaaaacaaGTAGAATTGTTATGCCACATAACAATCAATCATTGtataaaagtaaacaatttttataagatgaaaattcacCATAAAAGTAAAAGTGATACATGTATTATGGAAAATgttgatataaaagatgaaattgAAGTAATTGAACATGAATTGAAAGTGGAGCTGAAGGACATTAAAAACCAGTTGGATGTTACCGATAATTTGAACTCAAGTGTAAATAAGGGTTTgaaatcaattcaaaacaaTTCATATATTCATTCACATACTTACACAATCCCAAAACCATTAAAATGTGATATTAGTAGGAAACTTTTctcttatgaaaataatttgaatatacatATGAATACTCACATAGGAAATAAGCCATTTAAGTGTGATATTTGTcataaaactttttcacagCACAGTGGTTTGAAGAGACATTTGCatagtcatacaggagaaaagccattcaaatgtgacatttgtttgaaaccATTTTCACGGAAACATGTTTTGAAGGAACATTTACGTaatcatacaggagaaaagcctttccaatgtgatatttgtttgaaaagtttttcttataaaGGTCACTTGAAGGTACATTTGCGTAgacatacaggagaaaagccattcaaatgtgacatttgtttaaaaactttttcccaTAAAGGTAACTTGAAGAAACATTTGcgtagtcatacaggagaaaagccattcaaatgtgaattttgtttcaaaactttttcacagTCAATTGAGTTGAAAGCACATTTTCGTAGTCATACTGGAGAAAAGCCATTTCagtgtgacatttgtttgaaaaatttttcacgtGAAGAAAACTTCAAGACACATTTGCGTggtcatacaggagaaaagccattcaaatgtgacatttgtttgaaaaattttgcacGTAAGGGAAACTTGAAGTCACATTTGcgtagtcatacaggagaaaagcccttcaaatgtgacatttgcttaaaaactttttcagataGAAGTAATTTGAGGACACATATGcgtagtcatacaggagaaaagccattcaaatgtgagatttgtatgaaacaattttcatcaaaaattaatttgaagacACATTTGAATATCCATACGGGAGagaagccattcaaatgtgatatttgtttgaaaactttttcacataaaGGTTACTTGAAGACACATTTGCGTggtcatacaggagaaaagccattcaaatgtgacatctGTTTGAAACCATTTTTACAGAAACATGTTTTGAAGACACATTTGCGTAATCATACTggagaaaaaccatttaaatgtgatatttgtttcaaaacgTTTTCGGATaggaataatttgaagaaacatttgcgtaggcatacaggagaaaagccatttaaatgtgacatttgtttgaaactATTTTCTCAGAAACATGTTTTAAAGACACATTTGCGTAatcatacaggagaaaaaccatttaaatgtgatatttgtttgaaatcttTTTCACATAAAGGTCACATGAAGACACATATGcgtagtcatacaggagaaaagccattcaaatgtgacatctGTTTGAAACCATTTTCACATAAACATGTTTTAAAGACACATATGAATAtccatacaggagaaaagccattctaA
- the LOC130895452 gene encoding uncharacterized protein LOC130895452 isoform X2: MDVQNVKQEIDNHDDFLLNIDIKKDFIDEASTIKIQNTNEQINEIHSIKQEIDDDLNTNKIFDNNVDATNKTKSNISITQFILNKPGYSKAARRKGIKSNVVGLIRDGKYLQPNAMGLMICVYCGKLYTKQVELLCHITINHCIKVNNFYKMKIHHKSKSDTCIMENVDIKDEIEVIEHELKVELKDIKNQLDVTDNLNSSFSGRDNLVIGLLLVNNWLPFF; the protein is encoded by the exons ATGGACGTCCAAAATGTTAAACAAGAAATAGATAACCACGATGATTTCCTGttaaatatcgatataaaaaaagatttcattgACGAAGCATCTAcaataaaaatccaaaatacaaatgaacaaataaatgaaattcattCAATCAAACAAGAAATCGACGATGActtgaatacaaataaaatatttgataacaatGTGGATGcaactaataaaacaaaaagcaACATTTCGATTACTCAATTCATACTAAATAAACCGGGATATTCGAAAGCTGCCCGTAGAAAGGGAATTAAATCAAATG TTGTAGGGTTGATAAGAGATGGAAAATATTTGCAGCCAAATGCTATGGGGTTGATGATATGTGTATATTGtggaaaattatatacaaaacaaGTAGAATTGTTATGCCACATAACAATCAATCATTGtataaaagtaaacaatttttataagatgaaaattcacCATAAAAGTAAAAGTGATACATGTATTATGGAAAATgttgatataaaagatgaaattgAAGTAATTGAACATGAATTGAAAGTGGAGCTGAAGGACATTAAAAACCAGTTGGATGTTACCGATAATTTGAACTCAAGT TTCTCTGGACGCGACAACCTAGTCATTGGCCTTCTTCTAGTCAACAATTGGCTCCCGTTTTTCTAG
- the LOC130895453 gene encoding gastrula zinc finger protein XlCGF57.1-like isoform X1, translated as MDVQNVKQEIDKHDDFLLNIDIKKDLIDEVSTIKIQNTNEQINEIHSIKQEIDDDLNTNKIFDNNVDATNKTKRNISSTQFILNKPGYSKAAHRKGIKSKVSGIIRNCKYIQPNAMGLMICVYCGKLYTKQGELLYHLSINHCIKGNKFYNIHNKSKSDTCIMENIDIKDEIEVIEHELKMELQDTTNQLDVTDNLNSSLYNGSKSIQINSNVDSHTYTRTKPLKCDINRKLFSNENNLNIHMSSHKGEKLFKCDICYKHFSHSNGLKKHLRSHTGEKPFKCDICIKTFSDRSNLKRHFRSHTGEKPFKCDICFKTYSQSSDLKTHLRSHTGEKPFKCDIRFKTLAQSSDLKTHLRSHIEETPLTCDICLKTFSHKGNLKSHLRRHTGEKPFKCDICLKTFPHKSSLNRHLRSHTGEKPYKCDSCFKTFSQLSDLKTHLRSHTGEKPFKCDMCFKTFSDRRNLKVHLSSHTGEKPFKCEICFKTFSQSTNLKTHLHIHTGEKPFKCDICSKTFSHRRGLKRHVHSHTREKPFQCDICFKTFSRSSDLKTHLRSHTGEKPFKCDICLKTFSDKSNLKTHLRYHTGEKPFKCDICFKTFSHSSDLKTHLRSHTGEKPFKCAICLKTFSQSSNLKTHLRIHTGEKPFKCDICLKTFSDKGNLKKHLCSRTGEKSF; from the exons ATGGACGTCCAAAATGTTAAACAAGAAATAGATAAACACGATGATTTCCTattaaatatcgatataaaaaaagacTTAATTGACGAAGTAtctacaataaaaattcaaaatacaaatgaacaaataaatgaaattcattCAATCAAACAAGAAATCGACGATGActtgaatacaaataaaatatttgataacaatGTGGATGcaactaataaaacaaaaaggaaCATTTCGAGTACTCAATTCATACTGAATAAACCGGGATATTCGAAAGCTGCCCATAGAAAGGGAATTAAATCAAAAG TTTCAGGAATAATTAGAAATTGCAAATATATTCAACCAAATGCTATGGGGTTAATGATATGTGTATATTGTGGAAAATTATACACAAAACAAGGAGAATTGTTATACCACTTATCAATAAATCATTGTATAAaaggaaacaaattttataatatacataataaaagtaaaagtGATACAtgtattatggaaaatattgatataaaagatgaaattgAAGTAATTGAACATGAATTGAAAATGGAGCTGCAGGACACTACAAACCAGTTGGATGTTACTGATAATTTAAATTCAAGTCTATATAATGGTTCGAAATCCATTCAAATCAATTCAAATGTGGATTCACATACTTACACAAGGACAAAACCATTGAAATGTGACATTAATAGGAAACTTTtctctaatgaaaataatttaaatatacatatgAGTAGTCACAAGGGAGAAAAGCTATTCAAGTGTGATATTTgttacaaacatttttcacaCAGCAATGGTTTGAAGAAACATTTGCGaagtcatacaggagaaaagccattcaaatgtgacatttgtataaaaactttttcagataGGAGTAATTTGAAAAGACATTTCcgtagtcatacaggagaaaagccattcaaatgtgatatttgttttaaaacttattCACAGTCAAGTGATTTGAAGACACATTTAAGAAGTCATAcgggagaaaagccattcaaatgtgatattcgTTTTAAAACTTTGGCACAGTCAAGTGATTTGAAGACACATTTGAGAAGTCATATAGAAGAAACGCCATTGACatgtgacatttgtttaaaaactttttcacataaaGGTAACTTGAAGTCACATTTGCGTAGACATACAGGAGAGAAGCCATTCAAATgcgacatttgtttgaaaacttttccaCATAAAAGTAGCTTGAACAGACATTTGcgtagtcatacaggagaaaagccatacAAATGTGATAgttgttttaaaacattttcacagTTGAGTGATTTGAAGACACATTTGCGAAGTCATActggagaaaagccattcaaatgtgacatgtgttttaaaactttttcagataGGCGTAATTTGAAGGTACATTTGAGTAGTCATActggagaaaagccattcaaatgtgaaatttgttttaaaactttttcgcaGTCAACTAATTTGAAGACACATTTGCATattcatacaggagaaaagccattcaaatgtgacatttgttcaaaaactttttcacataGGAGGGGTTTGAAAAGACACGTGCATAGTCATACAAGAGAAAAGCCATTccaatgtgacatttgttttaaaactttttcacgGTCAAGTGATTTGAAGACACATTTGcgtagtcatacaggagaaaagccgttcaaatgtgacatttgtttgaaaactttttcagataAGAGTAATTTGAAGACACATTTGCGTTatcatacaggagaaaaaccattcaaatgtgatatttgttttaaaactttctcACATTCAAGTGATTTGAAGACACATTTGcgtagtcatacaggagaaaagccgtTCAAATGTgccatttgtttgaaaactttttcacagtCAAGTAATTTGAAGACACATTTGCGTATTCATACAGGAGAGAAACCatttaaatgtgacatttgtttaaaaactttttcagataaaGGTAACTTGAAGAAGCATTTGTGTAGTCGTACAGGAGAAAAGTCATTCTAA
- the LOC130895453 gene encoding uncharacterized protein LOC130895453 isoform X2, translating into MDVQNVKQEIDKHDDFLLNIDIKKDLIDEVSTIKIQNTNEQINEIHSIKQEIDDDLNTNKIFDNNVDATNKTKRNISSTQFILNKPGYSKAAHRKGIKSKGSKFTRVTRDLPFRSVDEIFQMSKCYSSGKIHVQLELSQH; encoded by the exons ATGGACGTCCAAAATGTTAAACAAGAAATAGATAAACACGATGATTTCCTattaaatatcgatataaaaaaagacTTAATTGACGAAGTAtctacaataaaaattcaaaatacaaatgaacaaataaatgaaattcattCAATCAAACAAGAAATCGACGATGActtgaatacaaataaaatatttgataacaatGTGGATGcaactaataaaacaaaaaggaaCATTTCGAGTACTCAATTCATACTGAATAAACCGGGATATTCGAAAGCTGCCCATAGAAAGGGAATTAAATCAAAAG GATCGAAATTCACTCGGGTAACAAGGGACTTACCGTTTCGATCTGTAGACGAGATTTTTCAAATGTCCAAATGTTATTCATCAGGGAAAATACACGTTCAACTAGAGCTCAGTCAACACTGA